TGGGCCGCCCTCCGGCTCGCCCAGGCAGAACGCTTCGTCCGCTCGCTGTCCGACGGCCTCGACACCCTCGTCGGTGAGCGCGGCACCACGCTGTCGGGCGGGCAGCGCCAGCGGGTCGCGCTCGCGCGTGCGCTCGTCCGCCGGCCGCGGCTGCTCGTCCTCGACGACGCCACGTCGAGCGTCGACCCGCAGGTCGAGGCCCGCATCCTCGACGGGCTGCGCACCGGGCTGCGCGACGCCGACGCCACCGTCCTCGTCGTCGCCTATCGGCAGTCGACGATCGCGCTCGCCGACGAGGTGGTCTTCGTCGACCGCGGCACGGTCGTCGACCGCGGCACCCACGACGAGCTGCTCGAACGCTCGGCCGGCTACCGCGACCTCGTCACCGCGTACGAGCGCCAGCAGCAGGAGCGCGAGGCCGACCTGAGTCGCGAGGGGGCGGCGTAGCCATGACCGCCACGACGATCGAGGCGACGCACGAGCTCTCCGGCGTCGCCGTCCTGCGCCGCGGCCTACGCATCTCGCCGGAGTTCCTCAAGGGCATCGGCTTCACGCTGGCGCTGGCCCTGGTGGCCACCACCGGCCGGGTGGTGGTGCCGGTCGCCGTCCAGCGCACGATCGACAACGGGCTGGCCGGGCCCGGGGGGCCCGATCTCGCGCTGGTCCGTCTGGCGGTGGTGGCGTCGGCGGTGGCCGTGATCGTCACCGGCTGCGCCGCGTACTTCGTCAACGTCCGGCTCTTCCGCTCCTCGGAGTCCGGGCTGTCCACGTTGCGGGTCAAGGCGTTCCGCCACATCCACGACCTGTCGGTGCTCACCCAGAACGCCGAGCGCCGCGGCTCGCTGGTCTCGCGTGTCACGAGCGACGTCGACCAGATCAGCCGGTTCATGCAGTTCGGCGGGCTGATGATCATCGTGTCGCTCGGGCAGATCCTGGTCGCGACCGTCCTGATGGCGTTCTACTCCTGGCAGCTCACGCTCTGGGTGTGGGCCTGCTTCCTGCCGCTCATGCTCCTGCTGCGCACGTTCCAGCGGCACCTGGCCGCCGCGTACGCCAAGGTGCGGGCCAGGATCGGCGACATGCTGGGCGCGATCAGCGAGGCCGTGGTCGGCGCGTCGGTGATCCGGTCGTACGGCATCGAGGAGCGTACCCAGCGCCGCGTCGACCACGCGATCGACCGGCAGTACCGCGCCCAGAACCGGGCGCAGATCCTGGCGACGCTGACGTTCTCGTCCGGCGAGGTCGTCGCCGGCATCGCGATCGCCGGCGTCGTCGTGATCGGCGTCCTGCTCGGCGTCGCCGGCGACATCTCCCTGGGTCGGCTGGTCGCCTTCCTCTTCCTCGTGTCGCTGTTCGTGGGGCCGGTGCAGACCGGCACCGAGGTGCTCAACGAGGCGCAGAACGCCATCGCCGGCTGGCGCCGCGTGATCGCCGTCCTCGACACCGAGCCGGACGTCCGCGACCCGGGCGACGCGGGCCGCGTGCTGCCGCAGGGTGCCGTCGACGTCCGTTTCGAGGGGGTCGGCTACGCCTACCCGGGCGGACCGCCGGTACTGACCGGCGTCGACGTGCACATCGCGCCGAAGCGGCGGGTGGCCGTCGTCGGCGAGACCGGGTCGGGCAAGACCACGTTCGCGAAGCTGCTGACCCGGCTGATGGACCCCGGCACGGGCCGGGTGCTGGTCGACGGCGTGCCGCTGACCGACGTGCGATTCTCCTCGCTGCGCGAGCGGGTGGTGATGGTCCCGCAGGACGGTCACCTCTTCGACATCTCCGTCGGCGAGAACATCAGGTACGGCCGGCCCGACGCGTCCGACGGCGAGCTGACGGGCGCACTGACCGAGCTCGGGCTGCGC
This genomic stretch from Streptosporangiales bacterium harbors:
- a CDS encoding ATP-binding cassette domain-containing protein, with product MTATTIEATHELSGVAVLRRGLRISPEFLKGIGFTLALALVATTGRVVVPVAVQRTIDNGLAGPGGPDLALVRLAVVASAVAVIVTGCAAYFVNVRLFRSSESGLSTLRVKAFRHIHDLSVLTQNAERRGSLVSRVTSDVDQISRFMQFGGLMIIVSLGQILVATVLMAFYSWQLTLWVWACFLPLMLLLRTFQRHLAAAYAKVRARIGDMLGAISEAVVGASVIRSYGIEERTQRRVDHAIDRQYRAQNRAQILATLTFSSGEVVAGIAIAGVVVIGVLLGVAGDISLGRLVAFLFLVSLFVGPVQTGTEVLNEAQNAIAGWRRVIAVLDTEPDVRDPGDAGRVLPQGAVDVRFEGVGYAYPGGPPVLTGVDVHIAPKRRVAVVGETGSGKTTFAKLLTRLMDPGTGRVLVDGVPLTDVRFSSLRERVVMVPQDGHLFDISVGENIRYGRPDASDGELTGALTELGLRDWVESLPRGLATEVGERGESLSAGERQLVALARAYIADPDLLVLDEATSAVDPSTEVRIQRALDGLTDGRTSVTIAHRLSTAEHADEVLVFDAGRVVERGTHSQLVAAHGTYADLHASWRRAARS